AATGACCTTTAAGTGATTTCATATTGGTGATACATCATCGCTTGAATTGACCCGCTTTGCAAGTTTTTCCAGTAGTGATAATGCATCCTGCCTGTTGTTGATTTCTTCATTCAGTTGAGCATCGCGGACTGCATCGAGAAGCACTTTGAAACGCGGACCCTTCGTAACGCCTAATTGAATCAGATCCTCACCCGTAACAAGCGGTGCAGGTTGCAATTGTTCCCTAGTCCAATGACGCAGGTGTTCGCGGCAATAATCGAGACCTTGCGTTGAGATTCCTCGTCCCTTGACATCTGCTTCCACCAGGCTCAACAAGTCAGCCACATCAGCATGTGCCAGGATAGGTTTTAATTCTGCCCAGGGCATGCTTGCAGCATGATGCATTTTCTCCAGTGAGCGAATCAGGAAATCAACCTGGGCAATCTCAGCCTGTGATAGTCTGAATTCCCTGCCAAACGTGCCAAACAATTCCTGATGTGTGATCTGCATTTCCGCTCGAAAGGCACGCTGCAAATCGAGCAACACCGCAGCCCAGCACAGCGGAAAACTGCTTTCGCCAGGCAGTTGGCTGACCAGAACGCCTGGGAATGTCTCTTCTGCCTGTTCAATGTCTACCAGTGTGGGAAGCAGTGTTGGCAATAGACGCAACTTCATGAGGTAATTCAATGCAATCTGACGTGCGGGGTACAGCAGCATTTTTTTCAGTT
This genomic stretch from Planctomycetia bacterium harbors:
- a CDS encoding CCA tRNA nucleotidyltransferase; protein product: MFALSVLTRLRDAGYCAYWAGGCVRDLLLRITPHDYDVATDASPDHVRKLFRRTIAVGAQFGVIEILGQEPGIHVQVATFRSDGHYSDGRHPDSVRYGTPEEDAKRRDFTINGLFFDPTRDEVIDFVGGQLDLNRKLVRAIGDPVQRFEEDKLRMLRAVRFVSRLGFALEEQTADAIKLMHPDLKQVSAERITDELKKMLLYPARQIALNYLMKLRLLPTLLPTLVDIEQAEETFPGVLVSQLPGESSFPLCWAAVLLDLQRAFRAEMQITHQELFGTFGREFRLSQAEIAQVDFLIRSLEKMHHAASMPWAELKPILAHADVADLLSLVEADVKGRGISTQGLDYCREHLRHWTREQLQPAPLVTGEDLIQLGVTKGPRFKVLLDAVRDAQLNEEINNRQDALSLLEKLAKRVNSSDDVSPI